In one window of Leptospira sp. GIMC2001 DNA:
- a CDS encoding kelch repeat-containing protein codes for MQNWRFIVLIFILANCNIINPSDDEDPFDLLFQLSIIEIYSRPDSREIQIVDIASRSYYPISKRLDVALRGMKSLKLKDGSILSVGGLGGGSIQKSVLRINSDWNDFAYLNNTSAPRVNHTLTEIENGDVVIIGGTKREDEVDMKIVEKFIFATNEIRSIGSLLFERSLHQSFLLDEKNILIIGGIDSKSRKPIAEIELFNLDSGASSVVGNMLFPRSLGNAVRLNDQIFLLGGSNDDAGEIEIFNKVEQISIGTWVSVELASLPLNLDTLNGQLNGSKLEMIGGFTNGNVRNNRIIRYDLITGESSVSNPFLAYTNPSCIFQFDNRNFYIFGVNGNRLSNTIQEYNTESESDVEFLALREGRQFSSCVSLGNGKIAIIGGW; via the coding sequence ATGCAAAATTGGCGATTTATAGTATTGATTTTTATTTTAGCAAACTGTAACATAATTAACCCTTCCGATGACGAGGATCCTTTCGATCTTCTATTTCAACTCAGTATTATCGAAATTTATTCAAGACCGGATAGTCGTGAAATTCAAATAGTAGACATTGCAAGCAGATCATACTATCCTATTTCCAAAAGATTAGATGTCGCATTAAGGGGAATGAAATCACTCAAGTTAAAAGATGGAAGTATACTGTCTGTTGGTGGACTGGGTGGTGGCTCAATTCAAAAATCTGTTTTACGAATAAATTCAGATTGGAATGATTTTGCATATTTAAATAATACTTCCGCTCCTCGAGTGAATCATACATTAACAGAAATCGAAAATGGAGATGTTGTAATCATTGGAGGTACTAAAAGAGAAGATGAAGTAGATATGAAAATTGTTGAGAAATTTATCTTTGCAACGAATGAAATTAGATCCATTGGATCGCTTTTATTTGAAAGGTCTCTGCATCAGTCATTCCTTCTGGACGAAAAAAATATACTAATCATTGGTGGCATAGACTCGAAATCTAGAAAACCAATTGCAGAAATAGAGTTATTTAATCTAGACAGTGGGGCTTCAAGTGTAGTAGGAAATATGTTATTTCCAAGATCTCTTGGGAATGCAGTGAGATTGAATGATCAAATATTCTTATTGGGAGGATCTAATGATGATGCGGGAGAAATTGAGATATTTAACAAAGTAGAACAAATATCTATCGGAACATGGGTTTCTGTCGAATTAGCCAGTTTACCACTAAACTTAGATACGCTTAATGGGCAATTGAATGGAAGTAAATTGGAAATGATTGGGGGATTTACGAACGGAAATGTTAGAAATAATCGTATTATTCGATACGATTTAATAACCGGAGAGTCTAGTGTATCGAATCCATTTCTAGCTTATACGAATCCGTCATGTATTTTTCAGTTTGACAATCGTAATTTTTATATATTTGGTGTAAATGGAAATAGGTTATCAAATACAATTCAAGAATATAATACCGAATCAGAATCGGATGTTGAATTTTTAGCTTTAAGAGAAGGACGTCAGTTTAGTAGTTGTGTTTCGCTAGGAAATGGAAAAATTGCAATCATCGGAGGTTGGTGA
- a CDS encoding RHS repeat-associated core domain-containing protein, whose protein sequence is MDRRSPRRNKVEMDIAYDRLRQRPNAITTRLGDGHIEQRVSYEYDNKGNISKISDLMNETRNQEFEYDVINRVTKAIGKYGEENYSYNQNGNLTKRGKFSLQYNNPSHVHAVTQANSTETGAVNYSYDSIGNLTNRNGDIYRYDSRSKLSEITTAGGDVFTYSYDHTGHRIKKYLKNADTTTYSFGNYYEIHRSPGVPEKHTMYITGIEGDIVSQYTRPDANLLNGVAINDSLSAQNEQDVAFIIITGYNEIKRDLSLVWEGIPSVQILRSGYTVVAPVKLFLWMGLLLLAIYASIQISTEIQVSARFASALALIPFLFINIYSCSPAFYGGASSEEGVPPWLLGLGIPADTPSVNTEPANLGGGGGGSASQATARIPGMFFMHPDHLGSITMVTDGMGNVLAGGEMGGKSHISYRPYGEILRTDSYGPDVSKYKYTGQEEDRESGLMYYKARYYDPAIGRFIQNDSILFTDKIQGMNRMMYVEGNPTKFGDSSGNRISNSWAYAAVAYLVSKQGGSSDQEAMTWAAAAYGVGRGKDKARGGFQRNNDLSRGIGGLKESATRSLNYYFHNSNGQGQRSLARFFAGAVLTAAVLLFIDNKSISDATFLLAVAATALGYLQDNAKRKRDRSILPGSRRKHNAMYKDLQVYSSIVSSYYMALSGYRPPPSFCDAKDPTICNDNKDNIYLTSNPQDPISSGAGADCVLLVYTVTCFSDKPRDPNGTATCITLFGFTVCGAP, encoded by the coding sequence ATGGATAGGAGATCGCCCAGAAGAAATAAGGTTGAAATGGACATCGCCTATGACAGACTCAGACAGAGACCGAATGCAATCACAACAAGACTGGGTGATGGACATATTGAACAGAGAGTCTCATACGAATATGACAACAAAGGCAATATATCTAAGATATCTGATCTAATGAACGAAACCAGAAATCAAGAATTTGAGTATGACGTTATCAACCGTGTAACAAAAGCCATAGGCAAATACGGCGAAGAGAACTACAGCTACAACCAGAACGGAAACCTCACTAAGAGAGGAAAGTTTAGTCTTCAATATAATAATCCAAGTCATGTTCATGCTGTGACACAAGCAAACTCAACTGAGACTGGTGCAGTCAACTACAGCTATGACTCAATCGGAAACCTAACGAATCGTAACGGTGATATATACCGATATGACAGCAGATCGAAACTGAGTGAGATCACAACTGCTGGTGGAGACGTGTTCACTTACAGTTACGATCATACAGGACATAGAATCAAGAAATATCTAAAGAATGCTGATACAACAACGTATAGTTTTGGAAACTACTACGAGATCCACAGATCACCTGGTGTTCCAGAAAAGCATACCATGTATATAACTGGAATAGAGGGAGATATTGTATCGCAATATACAAGACCTGATGCCAATCTACTCAATGGAGTTGCGATCAACGATTCTCTTTCCGCACAAAATGAACAAGATGTTGCCTTTATCATAATCACAGGCTACAACGAAATCAAAAGAGACCTAAGTCTTGTGTGGGAAGGAATCCCAAGCGTTCAGATTCTCCGCTCAGGATATACGGTTGTTGCGCCAGTAAAACTATTTCTCTGGATGGGATTGCTACTCCTTGCAATCTACGCAAGTATTCAAATATCTACAGAGATTCAAGTCTCTGCTAGATTCGCATCTGCACTCGCATTGATTCCCTTTCTCTTCATCAATATCTACAGTTGCTCACCTGCCTTCTATGGTGGAGCATCTAGTGAAGAAGGAGTTCCTCCTTGGCTACTCGGACTTGGTATACCTGCTGATACGCCTAGTGTAAACACTGAACCTGCTAACTTAGGTGGCGGTGGTGGAGGCAGTGCAAGCCAAGCAACTGCGAGAATCCCAGGAATGTTCTTTATGCATCCCGATCATCTCGGTAGCATAACAATGGTAACAGACGGAATGGGCAATGTTCTCGCAGGCGGTGAGATGGGTGGTAAATCTCATATCAGCTACAGACCTTATGGTGAGATACTTCGAACCGATTCTTATGGGCCGGATGTATCTAAATACAAATACACAGGTCAAGAGGAAGATCGTGAATCAGGATTGATGTATTACAAAGCAAGATACTACGATCCTGCTATAGGAAGGTTTATACAGAATGACAGTATTTTATTTACAGACAAAATTCAAGGTATGAATCGGATGATGTATGTGGAAGGGAATCCAACTAAATTTGGGGATTCTTCTGGAAATAGAATTAGTAATAGTTGGGCTTATGCGGCAGTAGCATACTTAGTTTCAAAGCAGGGTGGATCTAGTGACCAAGAAGCCATGACTTGGGCAGCAGCAGCTTATGGTGTCGGTCGAGGTAAGGACAAAGCACGCGGTGGCTTTCAACGAAATAATGATCTATCTAGAGGAATTGGAGGGCTTAAAGAAAGTGCCACAAGATCTCTAAATTATTATTTTCATAATAGTAATGGTCAAGGACAAAGAAGTTTAGCTAGGTTTTTCGCAGGAGCCGTTCTAACAGCTGCCGTGTTACTTTTTATTGATAATAAGTCTATTTCCGATGCAACATTTCTCTTAGCGGTTGCAGCTACTGCGCTCGGTTACTTACAAGATAATGCTAAGCGTAAAAGGGATCGATCAATTCTGCCAGGAAGTAGAAGAAAACATAATGCGATGTATAAAGATTTGCAAGTATATTCTTCTATTGTATCGTCCTATTACATGGCCCTATCAGGTTATCGACCTCCACCAAGTTTCTGTGATGCAAAAGATCCTACGATTTGCAATGATAATAAAGATAATATATATTTAACTAGCAATCCACAAGATCCTATAAGTAGCGGTGCAGGAGCAGACTGTGTTCTCTTAGTTTATACAGTTACCTGTTTTTCTGATAAACCGAGAGATCCGAATGGGACGGCGACTTGCATTACTCTTTTTGGATTTACAGTATGTGGGGCACCTTAG
- a CDS encoding RHS repeat-associated core domain-containing protein, whose product MILKINNNLLTVAESPTQQHLYCLLVIYLLHKHLQMVLGSPKKNTSSLSYVNGQLKDTKTTTTTYNSSYAYSPATITENWNGRLTTQEAFYASEPGIGILAEPIEEITSVNGEMVSHVKRTYNNGNVTSESKLVDAGKWYAQYFTYDSIGNVVTQTDSLGRSLQYTYGGTNGNLPITATNAIGQTTSKEYDPITDLELSSVDANGNITTMNYDKYGRTTEVHFNGNKVQSMFYENAGSQMTTTTVSHSVSGDSWTKTVADKEGKTKRTESLVTSGITSTEETKYDSKGRAFQKSHAYLTGETPTWTTTEYYASNEDNQQRPKRITANTGEITEIVYSLNSTQITISKDGEVIRTETATSDNFGQLISKTVQGKTIQYTYNTKGQLVQVKDPGNANTSMTYDLGGRKKTQSDQNSGTVSYTYNLAGEMTTQTDARGVTQNFTLDGLGRITKIESSGGGLPSETATIYTYDAPNSISNSNTIGKLTKISDASGLTEIAYDAKGQAIVEKRSIDDLTLYFQRSYDELGRMKTFTYPEGTKIENVYLPSGQLTTILIHAHDGSYANQPVVQYYGPIEEDGKLIVRRKTGNKVEMDIAYDRLRQRPNAITTRLGDGHIEQRVSYEYDNKGNISKISDLMNETRNQIFEYDSINRVTKAIGKYGEENYSYNQNGNLTKRGKFSLQYNNPSHVHAVTQANSTETGAVNYSYDSIGNLTNRNGDIYRYDSRSKLSEITTAGGDLFTYSYDHTGHRIKKYLKNADTTTYSFGNYYEIFRSPGVPEKHTMYITGIEGDIVSQYTRPDANLLNEVAINDSLSEQNEQDIAFIMITGYSEIKRDLSLVWDGIPNVSILRTEYTVQVPVKLFLWISLLLLAIYASIQISSEVQVSARFASALALIPFLFINIYSCSPAFYGGASSEEGVPPWLLGLGIPADTPSVNTEPASLGGGGSSGVGGQNTARIPGMFFLHPDHLGSITMVTDGMGNVLAGGEMGGKSHISYRPYGEILRTDSYGPDVSKYKYTGQEEDRESGLMYYKARYYDPAMGRFIQADSMAFPGKIQGMNRMMYVEGNPVRYGDKSGNKISNSWAYAAISYIVAKQGGESDQNAMMWAAAAYGVGRGKDKARGGFGRNNDISRMGSRNDHLVQDYSRKSANSASWRYSATAYFVAKAGGATDEEAVAWGVAGFQVGRGIDKKKGGFLRNNDLSVELTNSAKYVRKNFDDIDLARSLMGLIPDGTIYNIIVYGLDDLLGPIASGIAIVIMPIATLAQICSNPSGNVQCFSR is encoded by the coding sequence ATGATATTGAAAATAAATAACAATTTATTGACCGTAGCTGAGAGCCCGACCCAGCAGCATTTGTATTGTTTACTCGTAATTTATTTATTACACAAACATTTACAAATGGTGCTGGGATCGCCCAAAAAAAACACATCATCACTTAGTTATGTGAACGGCCAACTCAAAGATACAAAGACAACCACAACAACCTACAATTCAAGCTACGCATATAGCCCAGCAACAATCACAGAAAACTGGAACGGACGACTCACGACGCAAGAAGCTTTCTATGCAAGTGAACCAGGAATTGGAATCCTTGCCGAACCCATCGAAGAAATCACAAGCGTCAACGGAGAAATGGTATCGCATGTAAAGAGAACGTACAATAACGGAAATGTGACAAGCGAATCAAAACTTGTGGATGCAGGAAAATGGTATGCTCAGTATTTTACCTATGACTCAATTGGTAATGTCGTAACTCAAACCGATAGCCTTGGCAGAAGCTTGCAATATACCTACGGCGGAACCAACGGCAACCTTCCGATCACAGCCACAAACGCAATTGGACAGACTACTAGTAAAGAATATGATCCAATCACAGATCTAGAATTGTCCTCGGTGGATGCGAATGGAAATATCACTACTATGAACTATGATAAATATGGTAGAACAACTGAAGTTCATTTCAATGGAAACAAAGTTCAGTCTATGTTCTACGAAAATGCAGGTAGCCAGATGACGACCACCACCGTATCTCATAGCGTGAGCGGAGATAGCTGGACAAAGACAGTAGCTGACAAAGAAGGTAAGACAAAACGTACAGAAAGCCTCGTGACATCGGGAATTACATCCACAGAAGAAACGAAATATGACTCAAAAGGACGAGCATTCCAGAAGAGCCATGCCTATCTGACAGGAGAGACTCCAACCTGGACAACCACAGAATACTATGCATCCAACGAAGACAATCAACAAAGACCGAAGCGTATAACAGCGAATACAGGTGAGATTACTGAAATTGTTTATTCTCTAAACTCAACACAAATCACCATATCCAAAGACGGAGAAGTGATTCGAACAGAAACTGCTACATCAGATAACTTTGGACAACTAATTAGTAAAACTGTTCAAGGCAAAACCATCCAATATACCTACAACACCAAAGGACAACTTGTACAGGTAAAAGATCCAGGGAATGCAAACACGTCGATGACCTATGATCTTGGTGGACGCAAGAAGACACAATCAGACCAAAACTCGGGAACTGTGAGCTATACCTACAATCTAGCTGGAGAGATGACCACACAGACGGATGCAAGAGGCGTGACCCAAAACTTTACACTAGATGGCTTGGGTAGAATCACAAAAATAGAATCTTCTGGTGGAGGACTGCCGTCTGAGACAGCTACAATCTATACATACGATGCTCCAAACTCAATATCCAACTCTAATACAATTGGAAAACTCACTAAAATCTCCGACGCATCAGGACTCACAGAAATCGCCTACGATGCAAAAGGACAAGCCATTGTCGAGAAACGTTCTATAGACGATCTAACTCTATACTTCCAAAGAAGCTACGATGAACTCGGACGAATGAAAACATTTACCTATCCTGAAGGAACAAAGATTGAGAATGTCTATCTACCATCTGGACAGCTTACAACCATCCTTATCCACGCTCATGACGGAAGCTATGCAAACCAACCAGTGGTTCAATATTATGGACCGATTGAAGAAGACGGAAAACTCATAGTGAGAAGAAAAACTGGAAATAAGGTTGAAATGGACATCGCCTACGACAGACTCAGACAGAGACCGAATGCAATCACGACAAGACTAGGTGATGGACATATTGAACAGAGAGTCTCATACGAATATGACAACAAAGGCAATATATCCAAGATATCTGATCTAATGAATGAAACGAGAAATCAAATATTCGAATATGATTCAATCAACCGAGTAACCAAAGCAATCGGAAAATATGGTGAAGAAAACTACAGCTACAACCAGAACGGAAACCTCACTAAACGAGGAAAGTTTAGTCTCCAATACAACAATCCTAGTCATGTTCATGCTGTAACCCAAGCAAACTCAACTGAGACTGGTGCAGTCAACTACAGCTATGACTCGATCGGAAACCTAACGAATCGTAACGGAGACATCTACCGATATGACAGCAGATCAAAACTGAGTGAGATTACAACTGCTGGTGGAGATTTATTCACTTACAGCTACGATCATACAGGACATAGAATCAAGAAGTATCTAAAGAATGCTGATACAACAACATATAGCTTTGGAAACTACTACGAGATCTTCCGTTCGCCTGGTGTTCCAGAAAAGCATACAATGTATATAACCGGAATAGAGGGAGATATTGTATCGCAATATACAAGACCTGATGCGAATCTACTGAATGAGGTTGCGATCAACGATTCTCTTTCCGAACAAAATGAACAAGATATAGCCTTCATCATGATCACAGGCTACAGTGAAATCAAAAGAGACTTATCGTTAGTATGGGATGGTATTCCAAATGTATCTATTCTACGGACAGAATATACTGTCCAAGTTCCAGTAAAACTATTTCTCTGGATAAGTTTGCTACTCCTTGCAATCTACGCAAGTATTCAAATATCTAGTGAAGTGCAAGTCTCTGCAAGATTTGCATCTGCACTCGCATTGATTCCCTTTCTATTCATCAATATCTACAGTTGCTCACCTGCCTTCTATGGTGGAGCATCTAGTGAGGAAGGAGTTCCGCCTTGGCTACTCGGACTTGGTATACCTGCTGATACACCTAGTGTAAACACAGAACCAGCTAGCTTAGGTGGCGGTGGATCTAGTGGAGTCGGAGGACAGAACACAGCTCGCATACCTGGCATGTTCTTCCTACATCCCGATCATCTTGGTAGCATAACCATGGTAACAGATGGGATGGGCAATGTTCTCGCAGGCGGTGAGATGGGTGGAAAGTCACATATCAGCTACAGACCTTATGGTGAGATATTGAGAACTGATTCTTATGGGCCGGATGTATCTAAATACAAATACACAGGACAAGAGGAAGATCGTGAGAGTGGATTGATGTATTATAAAGCAAGATATTATGACCCAGCAATGGGAAGATTTATTCAGGCTGACAGCATGGCGTTCCCAGGGAAAATACAAGGTATGAATCGGATGATGTATGTTGAGGGGAATCCTGTGAGGTATGGCGATAAGAGTGGAAATAAGATTAGTAATAGCTGGGCTTATGCGGCTATTTCATATATTGTTGCGAAACAAGGTGGAGAATCAGATCAAAATGCTATGATGTGGGCAGCTGCTGCTTATGGAGTGGGTCGAGGCAAAGACAAAGCGCGAGGTGGATTCGGTCGAAATAATGATATTTCTAGGATGGGATCAAGGAATGATCATTTAGTACAGGACTACTCCAGAAAGTCAGCTAATAGTGCATCATGGAGATATAGTGCAACTGCGTATTTTGTGGCTAAGGCGGGCGGAGCTACTGATGAGGAAGCAGTTGCATGGGGTGTTGCCGGATTTCAAGTCGGTAGAGGTATTGACAAGAAAAAAGGCGGTTTTCTGAGAAACAATGATTTGTCTGTCGAATTAACTAATTCTGCCAAATATGTTCGGAAAAACTTTGACGATATTGATCTTGCAAGATCGCTTATGGGTTTAATCCCAGATGGGACCATTTATAATATCATCGTCTATGGATTGGACGATTTACTTGGACCAATTGCTTCTGGTATTGCTATAGTTATTATGCCCATCGCCACCTTAGCACAAATATGCTCAAATCCATCGGGAAATGTTCAATGTTTTTCAAGATAA
- a CDS encoding DUF1016 N-terminal domain-containing protein produces the protein MPSTLGKQYQTLIADIANIHESALSEGNENWNSAVLVSNWRIGEKIVKVEQGNQDRAKYGEQIIKQLSKDLNRKYGKGFSVRNLAYMRSFYQVYKLKNIQPLISWTNYRILLGIDDKKIRDRFESKIVKENLTTTEFQKLVKEINQAQENGKSTDLDLNSTKNQLKRPSLELFRYRVSGNFSLNFARVVQNVDLGFRVKYELGEKSNLEKYKPGSIVTASKTSHGFRFEKTDAVRELFTYKAYLDRVIDGDSILVHIDLGFSVFIEQRLRLRGLDSPELTERGGQKSKKFIESELKDCNFLIIKTSGTDLYDRYLADVFYIPSEWNEKKVMEEGNYLNNRLLQEGLAVRI, from the coding sequence ATGCCTTCGACACTTGGAAAACAATACCAAACTCTAATTGCCGATATAGCAAATATTCATGAATCAGCATTGAGTGAAGGCAATGAGAACTGGAACAGTGCTGTGTTGGTTTCAAATTGGAGAATCGGTGAGAAGATAGTTAAAGTAGAACAGGGCAATCAGGATCGAGCGAAGTATGGCGAACAGATAATAAAGCAATTGTCTAAAGATCTAAATCGAAAGTATGGCAAAGGATTCTCTGTACGCAATCTTGCATATATGCGAAGTTTCTATCAAGTATACAAACTAAAAAATATACAACCTTTAATATCTTGGACTAACTATCGAATATTACTAGGAATAGATGATAAGAAGATTAGAGATCGATTTGAATCTAAAATTGTAAAAGAAAATCTGACAACCACTGAATTTCAGAAATTGGTAAAAGAGATCAACCAAGCCCAAGAAAATGGTAAATCCACCGATTTAGATCTAAATTCCACCAAAAACCAGCTAAAACGACCTAGTTTAGAGCTATTTAGATACCGTGTATCAGGGAATTTTAGTTTGAATTTTGCACGAGTCGTGCAAAATGTTGACCTTGGATTCAGAGTTAAATATGAGTTAGGTGAGAAATCTAATTTAGAGAAATATAAACCTGGATCAATTGTAACAGCATCAAAGACTAGCCATGGATTCCGATTTGAAAAAACGGATGCTGTTAGAGAATTATTTACATACAAAGCTTACCTTGATCGAGTGATTGATGGAGATAGTATCTTAGTTCACATCGATCTAGGCTTTTCTGTTTTTATTGAACAGAGATTACGTCTTCGTGGACTTGACTCTCCTGAGCTTACAGAGAGAGGTGGACAGAAATCTAAGAAATTCATTGAGTCAGAATTGAAAGATTGTAATTTTCTAATTATCAAAACTTCTGGAACAGATTTGTATGATCGATATTTAGCGGATGTATTTTATATTCCTAGTGAATGGAATGAGAAAAAAGTAATGGAGGAAGGAAACTACTTAAACAATCGATTATTACAGGAAGGTTTGGCGGTAAGAATATAA
- a CDS encoding integrase core domain-containing protein produces the protein MDSIFSCFIFFLIFVTILSQIYSKNQLILENLLLKSQLASFKRRFKKFHTTPIVRLQILALSLFLTNWKESLILVTPETLLSWRKDWFKKFWTSICTRKKSGRPMTPWDTIKTIRRLAKENCIWGATKLHGLMLKLGFDICERTISKYIPNRPIHPKKRLSWKNFYNLHADCIVVKDFFSVYSVNFQEIYRVLFCMHLGTRRILHYEIHTHPTTYWVRRILKLSIRKAVKSDLSIKYVISDNDSLFGKRITRFLGKTKIKHKRTSIRSPWQNGYAERFVKTCKEEFLDYFIPMNQFHLETKLDEFIIFYNNHRTHIAINKETPIPSVIDKPPDSKLVATPVLNGLYHIYSYEKAA, from the coding sequence ATGGATTCAATATTCTCTTGTTTCATATTTTTCCTAATCTTTGTTACTATCCTAAGTCAGATCTACTCCAAGAATCAACTCATTTTAGAAAACCTACTTCTAAAATCTCAACTCGCTTCATTCAAAAGAAGATTTAAGAAATTCCATACAACTCCCATCGTGAGATTGCAAATACTGGCTCTATCACTTTTTTTAACCAACTGGAAAGAATCCCTAATCTTAGTCACACCTGAGACTCTTCTATCTTGGAGGAAAGATTGGTTTAAGAAGTTCTGGACTTCGATCTGTACAAGAAAGAAATCTGGAAGACCTATGACTCCTTGGGATACAATCAAAACAATCCGAAGATTAGCCAAAGAGAACTGTATCTGGGGAGCAACTAAGCTTCATGGGCTAATGTTGAAGTTAGGTTTCGATATTTGCGAGAGAACCATATCCAAATACATTCCAAACCGACCAATTCATCCTAAGAAAAGGCTCTCTTGGAAGAACTTCTATAATCTACATGCTGATTGCATTGTTGTGAAAGATTTCTTTTCAGTCTATTCAGTTAATTTTCAAGAAATCTATCGTGTTCTATTCTGTATGCATCTTGGAACAAGAAGAATCTTACATTACGAAATTCATACTCATCCAACAACTTATTGGGTTCGAAGAATCTTAAAACTATCCATTAGAAAAGCTGTTAAATCAGATCTATCGATCAAATATGTTATTTCCGATAATGATTCTTTGTTTGGTAAACGCATCACTCGATTTCTAGGTAAGACTAAAATCAAACATAAGAGAACTTCTATACGCTCTCCTTGGCAAAACGGTTATGCCGAAAGATTTGTAAAAACCTGCAAAGAAGAATTCTTGGATTACTTTATTCCAATGAATCAATTCCATCTGGAAACTAAGCTAGATGAATTCATAATATTCTATAACAATCATAGAACTCATATCGCAATCAACAAAGAAACTCCAATTCCTTCTGTAATAGATAAACCTCCTGATTCTAAGTTAGTTGCTACTCCAGTATTGAATGGACTCTATCATATCTATTCGTACGAAAAAGCTGCGTAA